Part of the bacterium BMS3Abin02 genome is shown below.
CGAGCGCCGCGAACCCGGTCCTGCGCGATACGACCGAACGCATCATCATCGCATCGAAGGGACGGTTCAACCGGGCTCGCAGCCGTGCCCGGCGGGCCCGCGAAGGACTCCCCCACGAGGATTCGCTCAGCAATGACGAATTCCTCGAAGCGACACTGGACGTGTGGGAGATCCATCCGGAGAGTGCCCGTCGTGTCGGGCATCCGGCACCGTTTCCGATCGCTCTCCCTGAACGGCTCATCAATCTCTACACCTTCCAAGGCGATCTCGTCCTCGATCCGTTCATGGGATCGGGCACGACGCTTGTCGCTGCTGCTCGAGCTCGGCGACGCGGAGCCGGCTACGACCTCGACCCGGCATACGTCGAAATCGCCCAACGCCGCATTGCCGAACACTCGGACGAGCCGCCGGAGTATCGATTGGTGGGCAAGAAACTGCTCGACGTGGCCGCGGACGTGGTTACCGACGCCGGCTTCTCGATCGAGGGAAGGAACCGGCGTGTGAGCGGCGTCGTTGTCAATCTCACTGCCCGCGGATTGGACGGAGTGCCGTGGCTGATCGACGTTTCCGGAGGCTTCACCATCACCCCGAACGGCCTATCGACGACCGACGCCGTGCTGCGCAGCCTCGGAAAGGCTGCGACTCTCCGCCGAGAGAACGCCCACATCCTCCTGCTCACCTCCCACCTCCCAAAGCGAGCGACCGAACCGGACCGGATCCTCCGAGCGGCAAGAGGTGACATCTTCGTCGATGCCCTCGAGATCCTGGACGATGGAACACCCGCGGCGCTGCGCTCATACGCCACCGGTCCCCTGTTCTCGTGACGCTCGATGCGGTTGATTCCTGCCAGACGTCACGAAAACGAAGGGCACTCGATGCGAGGTTTTGCCCGAAGTACAGTTGAATCGGGTCACACATGAAGTACCGAGCCCTTCTCGCCGCCGCAATCCTCACCCTGGCCGCCTGCACGGCGCCGGCTTCCGTCACAGCCAGCACCGTGCCTGGTGTGACCACGACGCCGACCTCCTCGCCGGGCACGCCGACCTCCTTGCCGGGCACGCCGACCTCCTCGCCGGCGGCGGTCACCCCCGGCACGACCTCCTGTGACAATCCTCCGGAAGCGTTCCAGCCGCTCTGTACCGCCTATCACATCATCACGACCAGCTACGTCGACCCCGTCGACGACTCCCGTCTGGCAGAAGGAGCTGCTCGCGCCATAACCGAACACGAGAGTGAGCCGGGGGCGACCGCACCCGACTCGCTGACCTGTGCGCTTCCCTCGCCGGCATTCGCTCAGATGTGTAACGCGTTCGTGGAAGAAGAGCTCACAGATCCTGCGCCCACTCCGGATCTCGTTGCGGCCGCCATCAGCGGAATGCTCCAGTACGGACTCGACGATCCCTACAGCGTCTACTTCTCCCCGGATGCGCTCGCCCGCTTCCAGGAGGAGACGTCCGGACAGATCGAAGGCATCGGTGCTCTCGTGCGCTCGGAAGACACCAGTACGCCGGAAGACGGCCCCTGCTCCACCATCTCGGACACGTGCCAACTCGTCATCGTCACTCCGCTCGAGGGCGGGCCGGCCGAGGGTGTCGGGCTGCGATCCGGAGACATCATGACCACGGTCGATGGTGAGTCCATCGACGGATGGCTCGTCGACGAGGTGATCGCGGAGGTCCGCGGTCCCGCCGGAACCGATGTCACCCTCGGTATTCTGCGCGACGGAACTCCACTGGAGTTCACGATCACACGTGCGGCCATCGATATTCCGATCGTCTCTTCCCGGATGATCGACGACTCGATCGGCTATCTCGAGCTCACGATCTTCGCAACGAATGCACCTCACCAAGTGGACACCGCCCTGCGAGAGCTTCTCGATGCGGGCGCGACCACCATCATCCTTGATCTTCAGCACGACCCGGGCGGATCCCTGAACTCGGCAATCTTCGTCGCGAGCGAGTTCCTCTCCGATGGGTTGGTTCTCCGGACGGAGGCACCGGGGGACACCGAGGAGTACCCGGTCACCCCCGGCGGCATCGCCACGGATCCGAGCATCGCCCTGTACGTCCTCGTCGACCGTGCAAGTGCCTCGGCATCCGAGGTCGTCACCGGCGCATTCATGGACGCAGGCAGGGCCACCGTGATCGGTGAGCACACGTTCGGAAAGAACACCGTCCAGCAGCAGTTCAACCTCGGCAACGGTGGAGCGCTGAAACTCACCGTGGCTCGATGGGTGACGCCCAAAGGACACGACTACGGCAAGGTCGGACTCACACCGGACATCCTGATCGAGATTCCCGACGGGGCCGAACCGGACTTCCTGCTCAACAAGGCACTCGAGATCATCCGCGGGTGATCCGACACAGTTTCGTCAATGCTGGCAAGACTATGTGCGGCCGGCATTGAGGAGAAGCCTCAAGTGGGGAGACCTGACGGACACGCCACTCCGGTCCCACCGATCCCACAATACCCGCCGGGGTTCTTGGCCAGGTACTGCTGGTGGTACTCCTCCGCGTAGTAGAACCCATCTACAGCGCGTATCTCGGTCGTGATCGCCCCGTGCCCGGCAGCGGAGAGTTCCCGTTGGTAACGCTCGAGCGACTGCTCGGCTACCCGCCGCTGATCGTCGCCGAACGTGTACACCGCCGATCGATACTGCGTACCGACGTCATTGCCCTGGCGCATCCCCTGGGTGGGATCGTGCCCTTCCCAGAAAACCCGCAGCAGTTGGTCATAGGACACCTTGCTCGGATCGAAGACGACCTGGACAACCTCCGCGTGACCCGTCGCACCGCTGCAAACCTCTTCGTAGTTGGCGTTCGGCGTAAACCCTCCCGCATACCCGACGGACGTGCTGTAGACGCCGGAGATCTGCCAGAACATCCGCTCGGCTCCCCAAAAACAACCCATCGCGAACAGCGCTCGTTCCATCCCCTCGGGGAACGGTGGCGTCTGCCGCGTTCCGAGTACGTAGTGGCGCTCGGGCACTTGCATCGGAACGGCTCGGCCGGGGAGAGCGTCTTCTCGGGACGGCGTTGTCAACGGTCGACGGATCATGTCGCGAGGCTACGCCGAACACACCCCTATATATCGTCCCTCTCGGCGCGTAGGTTGTGGACATGACACCAAAACGCTCATTCACCCCAGCCCTGTTCAGTTTCCTTCGGGACCTCGAAGCCAACAACGATCGTGAATGGTTCAACGCCAACAAGCAGCGCTACGAGCGTTCAGTCCGACAGCCCGGCCTCCGGTTCGTCGACGACTTTGCCCCGCACCTCGCCAAGATCAGCCCACATTTCGTTGCGGATGCGCGTGCGAACGGTGGTTCGATGTTCCGGATCTATCGGGACGTCCGGTTCACGAGGGACAAGACTCCGTACAAGACCAACACCGGTTTCCAGTTCCGTCACGAAGCAGGCAGGGACGTTCACGCCCCCGGCTTCTACCTCAACCTCGAGCCCGGAGCCGTGTTCGCCGGAGTGGGGCTCTGGCGCCCTGATGCAACGTCGGCGCGATCGGTCCGTGAGGCGATCGTCGAGGATCCCGTTCGCTGGAAACGAGTCACGCGCTCCAAACGGTTCTTGGACGTCTACGTCCTCGAGGGCGACGCTCTCAAGCGCCCACCCCGCGACTTCGACCCCGAGCATCCCCTGATCGACGACCTGAAGCGCAAGGACTTCATCGCGTCGACCCATCTCACCCAGAAGGCCGTCACCTCCGAAGGCTTCCTCGACACCTACGCGAAGCTCTGCCGCACTGCCGCGCCGTTCATGGAGTTCCTCTGCGACGCGGTCGGCGTGCCGTTCTGAGAATCCCGAACCCAGGGCTCAGGGATGCGCCCAGGGTACCTACGAGCCCAGGGTTCGCCGAAGAGGGACTGGCCGGTAGGTTCCGCAGAGCCCGGACCGAGCCGTTACCCGACATCGGGGTGCCCGGATCTCCTCAGGTGGAGAGCCAGGCCGGTGCCTGCTCGAGCAGGAACTCGCTGATCTCCTTGCAGCGATCGAGAACATCGCAGAGGTGCACGTCCGCCACGTAGATGTCGCGGATGGACACCTCCACCTTTCCGGTGATCGCAAGACTCCGCTGGGGAGCGTCGGTCACCGATGCGAACGAATCGATGGCCGACACCTCGACCGGAAGCACCGTTCTCGCGACCCCGGCGAGGTCGGTGGCCAACACGAGCAGATCCGGAGGTGAGGGAAGCGGAGGCAACACCCAGTTGAAGTGCAAGGGAAGATGAAAAACGTCTTCGGGATCGGTTTCGTCCTGTAGCACCCTGTCCTCGAAGGCGAGGACAACCCGGGGATCGACCTCCAGCGCCATGTGCAGATCGAGCGGGCCTCCGCAAGCGTTCTCCGGGTGCAGATCCACTTCCCACTGTTGACCGAGTGAATACGTCTCAATGAAATGGCGCTCGTCGTGCACGTGGAAGCCATGCTCGATCGCATGCATCTTCTCACCGGCGACAAACCCATCGATGTCGATGACGGCCATGCGCTCCAAGGTTCGCACACCTGGCGCCCTACTGCAATGACGCCGATCCGGAAGACAGCGCCGTTTGCCGACTCCAGACTCAGGACACAGGCAGACCGAGCGACCTCGAAATCACGAGTTGCTGGATCTCACTCGTTCCCTCGCCGATCTCGAGGAACTTGGCGTCGCGATAGAAGCGAGACACCGGGGATTCGTCCATCAACCCGGCGCCTCCGAAAATCTGTACCGCCTCGCGCGTCGCCGCCACGGCCGCTTCGCTCGCGTAGAGCTTCGCCATGGCCGCGGCCTTACGGTATGAACGCCCGACACCCTTCAACCATGCCGCCTTGTAGGTCAGGAGCTGGGCCGCCTCCACCGCGACGGCCATGTCGACGAGCTTGAACGCCACTGCCTGATTCGCACCGATCGGACGCCCGAACGCCTTGCGATCCTTCGCGTATGCGCTCGCCAGGTCCAGACATCCTTGTGCAACACCGACCGACATCGCTGCGATCGCGATCCGGCCGTCGTCGAGAATGTGCAAGAACTGCCGGAATCCCTTGCCTCGCTCACCCAGCAGGTTCGCCGCCGGAACTCGACAGTCCACGAACGTCAGACCGTGTGTGTCCGAAGCTCTCCACCCCATCTTGTCGTAGGCCGGTTCGACCGTGAATCCCGGAGTTTCCGCCGGCACGATGATCGAACTGATCTCGTCGGGCCCGGTCTTCGCCGTCACCGTGACGAGCGAGGTAATCGGAGTTCCGGAATTGGTGATGAAGGCCTTCGAACCGTTGATCACCCACTCTTCCCCGTCGAGCACGGCCTTGGTCCGCGTACCACCGGCGTCCGATCCGGCGTCCGCCTCGGTCAGCCCGAACCCTGCAAGGGTCGTCCCTGCCACGAGGTCGGGGAGCCAGCGGCGCTTCTGCTCGTCGGTTCCGAACTGGTAGATCGGGTTCGCTCCCAATCCCACCGCAGCTTCCAGGGTGATCGCCACCGACTGGTCGACCCTCGCCAACTCCTCGATCGCGATGCACAGCGTCGTGAAATCTGCATCTGCACCGCCGTATTCCTCGGGGAAGACGAGACCGAACAATCCCAGGTCGCCCATCTTGCGAACGATGTCGAGCGGAAACGAGTGGTTGCGATCCCACTCCTCGGCGTGCGGAGCGATCTCCTGCTCTGCAAACTCCCGAACGACCTTCCGGAAGGCCTGATGTTCTTCGGACAGTTCGAACTCCATATCGCCTCCTGCTCGCATCGGCGCACTCTACGACATGGACCGTGGCAGAGTGCGAACGGGCTATCCCCCTGGCAACACCTCGACCATCCCAGCAGGGGTCTCGGCTGTCAAGGTCACGATCTCACCCCATTCGACGGGCCAGGCCATCACGATCGTGCCTCGACGCGGGAACCCGACGATCTCATGCCCGTCAACGGTGTAGGCCGT
Proteins encoded:
- the acdA_2 gene encoding acyl-CoA dehydrogenase — encoded protein: MEFELSEEHQAFRKVVREFAEQEIAPHAEEWDRNHSFPLDIVRKMGDLGLFGLVFPEEYGGADADFTTLCIAIEELARVDQSVAITLEAAVGLGANPIYQFGTDEQKRRWLPDLVAGTTLAGFGLTEADAGSDAGGTRTKAVLDGEEWVINGSKAFITNSGTPITSLVTVTAKTGPDEISSIIVPAETPGFTVEPAYDKMGWRASDTHGLTFVDCRVPAANLLGERGKGFRQFLHILDDGRIAIAAMSVGVAQGCLDLASAYAKDRKAFGRPIGANQAVAFKLVDMAVAVEAAQLLTYKAAWLKGVGRSYRKAAAMAKLYASEAAVAATREAVQIFGGAGLMDESPVSRFYRDAKFLEIGEGTSEIQQLVISRSLGLPVS
- the rsrIM gene encoding modification methylase RsrI yields the protein MVLAIQGNFAYIAAEMDEQRRRTSTSNFGVSRREAHDASPFYERFHPPEISDDDRVETAPDLGTGCFLGDARTMEEIPDRSVALVVTSPPYFAGKEYEEELGSEGVPSSYVEYLELLREVFSECKRTLEPGGRIAVNVANLGRKPFRSLSSDVITILQDDLGLLLRGEIVWRKGRGMSGSCAWGSFASAANPVLRDTTERIIIASKGRFNRARSRARRAREGLPHEDSLSNDEFLEATLDVWEIHPESARRVGHPAPFPIALPERLINLYTFQGDLVLDPFMGSGTTLVAAARARRRGAGYDLDPAYVEIAQRRIAEHSDEPPEYRLVGKKLLDVAADVVTDAGFSIEGRNRRVSGVVVNLTARGLDGVPWLIDVSGGFTITPNGLSTTDAVLRSLGKAATLRRENAHILLLTSHLPKRATEPDRILRAARGDIFVDALEILDDGTPAALRSYATGPLFS
- the msrA gene encoding peptide methionine sulfoxide reductase MsrA, yielding MQVPERHYVLGTRQTPPFPEGMERALFAMGCFWGAERMFWQISGVYSTSVGYAGGFTPNANYEEVCSGATGHAEVVQVVFDPSKVSYDQLLRVFWEGHDPTQGMRQGNDVGTQYRSAVYTFGDDQRRVAEQSLERYQRELSAAGHGAITTEIRAVDGFYYAEEYHQQYLAKNPGGYCGIGGTGVACPSGLPT
- a CDS encoding putative CtpA-like serine protease, translating into MKYRALLAAAILTLAACTAPASVTASTVPGVTTTPTSSPGTPTSLPGTPTSSPAAVTPGTTSCDNPPEAFQPLCTAYHIITTSYVDPVDDSRLAEGAARAITEHESEPGATAPDSLTCALPSPAFAQMCNAFVEEELTDPAPTPDLVAAAISGMLQYGLDDPYSVYFSPDALARFQEETSGQIEGIGALVRSEDTSTPEDGPCSTISDTCQLVIVTPLEGGPAEGVGLRSGDIMTTVDGESIDGWLVDEVIAEVRGPAGTDVTLGILRDGTPLEFTITRAAIDIPIVSSRMIDDSIGYLELTIFATNAPHQVDTALRELLDAGATTIILDLQHDPGGSLNSAIFVASEFLSDGLVLRTEAPGDTEEYPVTPGGIATDPSIALYVLVDRASASASEVVTGAFMDAGRATVIGEHTFGKNTVQQQFNLGNGGALKLTVARWVTPKGHDYGKVGLTPDILIEIPDGAEPDFLLNKALEIIRG